A portion of the Bombus terrestris chromosome 3, iyBomTerr1.2, whole genome shotgun sequence genome contains these proteins:
- the LOC100645555 gene encoding nose resistant to fluoxetine protein 6 yields the protein MERGKISSCAFFLFFSLSLTTFCTSVRAATQDPVTMRQVLPVYAVMENIDLLNSSRCRTEIEEFRNAVDKRVTWGLRVMDSSGVPPRGFLHGNNFWLGDEKSCYILSENTTLPLSEKTRKNNSIYRNPNEEFPPFRLRFFIGRMWHNSTVQYHIETEKENMITLGLCLPASCSKRDVATMLDKVIRDETLLIGKLFSIGFSLIEVTDLVNDHRWLLSAKMISIMGFLLSLVAIAIAATIYDCFVYRRANERRKKEFLTFENNNTNELKNETEEKCDTDHEEPVLSESKQQSRIFQCLLCFSLSSNIQQIFNREKSEDNTRIFHSLKFLGMVWIITAHSVFYSLHTISNKIVLYTITDTVPAQILSNATYSVDTYFFISGFLLTYIFLKEREKDKRIPPITARASQFIKMLVKRYIRITPAYFIVILVAILNFSWHDRVSFVLPIEHVSSKCSKYWWTNILYINNFYDWDELCLTWSWYLPNDMQFFILGSFLLMLSVTHYNIALGIGGVTLLSSIGTTLYTLYALDYQLALDEQYRTLTYLYLRPWVRVTPYLIGMITCQLLTKWNYQLHLSKRSLIILSTLAILCNSVILFGTAIRNIPLSISILYVGLGRTGWAMGIAWLVIVCTTNHAGVAKKFLSLDFFVPLSRLTYCAYLLNPLLILSLHSLRVYPFVADEIIVGALSVAIIISTFIVSILLSAIGEVPFILLLRLHNNPQRRKK from the exons ATGGAGCGTGGAAAAATTTCCTCGTGCgcgttcttcctcttcttttcgtTGTCGTTAACGACCTTTTGCACGTCCGTTCGAGCGGCCACGCAAGACCCGGTCACCATGAGGCAGGTACTTCCAGTGTACGCGGTCATGGAGAACATCGATCTTCTAAATTCCAGCAGATGTCGGACGGAGATCGAAGAATTTCGTAACGCGGTGGATAAACGAGTAACTTGGGGTCTAAGAG TGATGGACAGCAGTGGCGTGCCGCCCAGGGGATTTCTCCATGGGAATAATTTTTGGTTAGGAGATGAAAAAAGTTGCTATATTCTCTCTGAAAATACCACGCTACCTCTCTCGGAGAAAACACGAAAGAACAATTCGATATACCGGAATCCGAACGAGGAGTTTCCACCTTTTCGCCTTCGTTTCTTTATTGGACGTATGTGGCACAATAGCACCGTGCAATATCACATAGAAACGGAAAAGGAA AACATGATCACGCTTGGACTTTGCTTGCCGGCATCCTGCAGCAAACGCGACGTAGCCACGATGCTGGACAAAGTGATCCGTGACGAGACTCTTTTGATCGGAAAACTGTTTTCCATTGGCTTCAGTTTGATCGAAGTCACCGATTTGGTGAACGATCATCGATGGCTCCTCTCTGCGAAGATGATCTCCATCAT GGGATTTTTGCTATCGTTAGTTGCTATCGCGATAGCAGCCACGATATACGATTGTTTCGTATACCGACGGGCGAATGAACGCaggaaaaaagaatttcttACCTTTGAAAATAACAATACGAACG AATTGAAGAACGAAACAGAAGAGAAATGCGATACCGATCACGAAGAACCGGTACTCTCAGAGTCGAAGCAGCAGAGTCGTATCTTCCAGTGTCTTCTCTGTTTTTCGCTTTCTTCCAATATACAGCAAATATTTAATCGAGAAAAGAGCGAAGATAATACGCGTATATTCCACAGCTTGAAATTCTTGGGAATGGTATGGATTATTACGGCGCACTCCGTCTTCTACTCGCTTCATACTATAA GTAACAAAATCGTTCTCTATACGATAACCGATACCGTACCCGCGCAAATCCTAAGCAACGCGACGTATTCGGTCGACACGTATTTCTTCATCAGCGGGTTTCTGTTAACGTATATATTTCTGAAGGAACGGGAAAAAGACAAGAGAATTCCGCCTATAACAGCAAGGGCGAGTCAATTTATTAAAATGCTCGTGAAGCGATATATCAG GATCACGCCTGCGTATTTCATCGTTATATTGGTCGCGATACTGAATTTTTCCTGGCATGATCGTGTCTCGTTCGTTCTTCCTATCGAGCATGTGAGTTCCAAGTGCTCGAAATATTGGTGGACCAATATACTCTACATCAACAACTTCTACGATTGGGACGAGTTA TGCCTGACCTGGAGTTGGTACCTACCCAATGATATGCAGTTCTTCATATTGGGCAGTTTTCTCCTAATGTTATCTGTCAC ACATTACAATATCGCCCTGGGAATAGGCGGTGTTACGCTGCTTTCCTCCATAGGAACGACCCTTTACACGTTGTACGCTCTTGATTACCAACTTGC ATTGGACGAACAATATAGGACGTTGACGTACCTTTATTTACGGCCGTGGGTCAGAGTAACGCCGTATCTCATAGGAATGATCACGTGCCAGCTTCTTACAAAGTGGAATTACCAACTACATTTGTCAAAA AGAAGCTTGATCATTCTTTCGACATTGGCTATTTTATGTAATTCTGTGATTCTATTCGGCACAGCGATCAGAAACATCCCCTTGAGTATATCGATCCTTTACGTGGGCCTCGGTAGAACAGGCTGGGCCATGGGTATTGCCTGGCTCGTAATTGTGTGCACGACGAATCACGCCG GTGTAGCGAAAAAATTCTTATCGCTAGATTTTTTCGTTCCTTTGAGCAGATTAACCTACTGCGCTTATCTTCTAAACCCTCTTCTTATACTTTCGTTACATTCGTTACGTGTTTATCCCTTTGTCGCTGATGAAATCATAGTC gGTGCTTTGTCTGTTGCGATAATTATTTCTACTTTTATCGTTTCGATTCTGTTATCCGCAATAGGAGAAGTGCCGTTTATATTGCTCCTTCGATTACACAATAATCcacaaagaagaaagaaatga
- the LOC100645314 gene encoding myotubularin-related protein 2 isoform X1 encodes MEKRGSAELLNIEQNNSKNASSDSLNSDSKSSSLNSKMGQESESWDKASHSKSFSSSSTSTDNNIVSALEARKDNQVKNLSGGETGPPLLNGERVQGIAHEVTYVCPYSGPVRGILSITNYKLHFRSVDRETPYVVEVPLGVVSRIEKVGGASSKGENSYGIEVFCKDMRNLRFAHKQENHSRRDVFEKLQQYSFPLSHKLPLFAFEYSETFAENGWNVYEPIAELKRMGVNNDMWKISKINDTYSICDSYPVVWAVPAAATDEDLQASAAFRSRGRLPVLSWIHPESQATITRCAQPLVGVGGKRSREDERYVQLIMDANAQSHKLFIMDARPMPNAVANKAKGGGYESEDAYQNAELVFLDIHNIHVMRESLRKLKELCFPTIDETRWLSGIESTVWLKHIKYVLAGALRIVDKVENHKTSVLVHCSDGWDRTAQLTALAMLMLDPYYRTIKGFEVLIEKEWLSFGHKFQQVCDDAYVVELGITHVEVKMIYDSNNVFQRIGHGVEHHSDADRSPVFLQFMDCVWQISRQFPNAFEFNEHFLITILDHLYSCRFGTFLFSSERERVHEQVKQKTVSLWSYTNSQLSLYQNPLYWAAPNYQLVLMPIASMRYIKPWKSLYCRWNPSMRQQDPVYQRTRELLVLKEQLEKQLEEGRREQASRANRSMTSPAPPRIHSPVHS; translated from the exons ATGGAGAAGAGAGGTAGCGCTGAACTTTTGAATATCGAGCAAAACAATTCTAAAAATGCCAGCTCCGATTCCCTCAATTCAGATAGCAAGAGTAGCTCCCTTAATTCTAAGATGGGTCAAGAATCG GAAAGCTGGGATAAAGCATCACATTCCAAAAGTTTTTCCTCAAGCTCTACTTCGACAGATAATAATATCGTCTCTGCTTTAGAAGCTAGAAAAGACAATCAAGTAAAA AATTTATCTGGTGGGGAAACAGGTCCACCTCTTTTAAACGGAGAGCGTGTACAAGGCATTGCTCACGAAGTAACTTACGTATGTCCTTACTCAGGGCCAGTCAGAGGAATTCTTAGCATTACGAATTACAAGCTTCATTTTCGGAGTGTAGACCGCGAAACACCTTACGTAGTCGAGGTACCACTAGGGGTTGTTAGTAGAATAGAGAAAGTCGGTGGCGCTTCTAGCAAAGGCGAAAACTCTTATGGCATCGAAGTGTTCTGTAAAGATATGCGAAATCTTAGATTCGCTCACAAGCAAGAGAATCATTCCAGGAGAGATGTTTTTGAGAAACTTCAACAGTATTCATTTCCTCTATCTCATAAATTACCTCTGTTCGCGTTCGAATATTCCGAGACGTTTGCTGAAAATGGATGGAACGTTTACGAGCCTATAGCCGAATTAAAACGAATG GGTGTAAACAACGATATGTGGAAGATATCGAAAATCAACGATACGTATTCAATATGCGATAGTTATCCAGTCGTATGGGCAGTACCTGCGGCAGCAACCGACGAAGATTTGCAAGCATCGGCAGCCTTTCGAAGTAGAGGAAGGCTGCCGGTATTATCGTGGATCCACCCAGAGAGTCAGGCAACGATAACACGTTGCGCTCAACCGTTGGTAGGCGTTGGTGGCAAGCGTAGTCGCGAGGACGAACGATACGTTCAGCTAATAATGGATGCCAATGCGCAAAGTCACAAACTTTTTATTATGGACGCTAGACCAATGCCTAACGCGGTTGCGAACAAAGCTAAAGGTGGTGGTTACGAGAGCGAGGACGCTTATCAAAATGCAGAGCTCGTATTTCTCGATATTCATAATATACATGTAATGAGAGAGAGCCTGAGAAAACTGAAAG AATTATGCTTTCCAACGATCGATGAGACCAGATGGCTATCGGGAATAGAATCTACCGTTTGGTTGAagcatataaaatatgtacttgCGGGAGCGTTACGAATTGTGGATAAAGTCGAAAATCATAAAACTTCGGTACTGGTGCACTGTTCGGACGGTTGGGATAGAACAGCACAG CTCACAGCTCTCGCCATGTTAATGTTAGATCCGTATTACAGAACCATCAAAGGTTTTGAAGTGCTTATAGAAAAGGAATGGCTAAGTTTTGGTCATAAATTTCAGCAGGTATGCGATGATGCATACGTAGTTGAATTAGGTATTACGCACGTCGAAGTGAAAATGATATACGATTCTAATAATGTATTTCAGAGGATCGGTCATGGCGTCGAACATCATAGCGACGCGGATAGATCACCGGTATTTTTACAGTTTATGGACTGTGTGTGGCAAATAAGTCGACAGTTTCCCAACGCATTCGAGTTTAACGAACACTTCCTAATCACTATTCTCGATCATTTATACTCTTGTAGATTTGGCACATTTTTATTTAGCAG CGAACGCGAACGAGTTCACGAACAAGTGAAACAAAAAACTGTCTCGTTATGGTCGTATACGAATAGTCAGTTATCCTTGTATCAAAATCCTTTGTACTGGGCTGCTCCTAATTACCAGCTCGTTCTAATGCCAATCGCTAGTATGAGGTATATCAAGCCGTGGAAAAGTCTGTACTGTAGATGGAATCCGAGTATGCGACAGCAG GATCCTGTTTATCAACGAACAAGAGAACTACTAGTCTTAAAGGAACAACTGGAAAAGCAACTCGAGGAAGGTCGTCGCGAACAGGCTAGTCGAGCAAATCGTTCAATGACGTCACCGGCACCACCTAGGATACATTCCCCGGTTCACTCATAG
- the LOC100645314 gene encoding myotubularin-related protein 2 isoform X2: protein MEKRGSAELLNIEQNNSKNASSDSLNSDSKSSSLNSKMGQESESWDKASHSKSFSSSSTSTDNNIVSALEARKDNQVKNLSGGETGPPLLNGERVQGIAHEVTYVCPYSGPVRGILSITNYKLHFRSVDRETPYVVEVPLGVVSRIEKVGGASSKGENSYGIEVFCKDMRNLRFAHKQENHSRRDVFEKLQQYSFPLSHKLPLFAFEYSETFAENGWNVYEPIAELKRMGVNNDMWKISKINDTYSICDSYPVVWAVPAAATDEDLQASAAFRSRGRLPVLSWIHPESQATITRCAQPLVGVGGKRSREDERYVQLIMDANAQSHKLFIMDARPMPNAVANKAKGGGYESEDAYQNAELVFLDIHNIHVMRESLRKLKELCFPTIDETRWLSGIESTVWLKHIKYVLAGALRIVDKVENHKTSVLVHCSDGWDRTAQLTALAMLMLDPYYRTIKGFEVLIEKEWLSFGHKFQQRIGHGVEHHSDADRSPVFLQFMDCVWQISRQFPNAFEFNEHFLITILDHLYSCRFGTFLFSSERERVHEQVKQKTVSLWSYTNSQLSLYQNPLYWAAPNYQLVLMPIASMRYIKPWKSLYCRWNPSMRQQDPVYQRTRELLVLKEQLEKQLEEGRREQASRANRSMTSPAPPRIHSPVHS from the exons ATGGAGAAGAGAGGTAGCGCTGAACTTTTGAATATCGAGCAAAACAATTCTAAAAATGCCAGCTCCGATTCCCTCAATTCAGATAGCAAGAGTAGCTCCCTTAATTCTAAGATGGGTCAAGAATCG GAAAGCTGGGATAAAGCATCACATTCCAAAAGTTTTTCCTCAAGCTCTACTTCGACAGATAATAATATCGTCTCTGCTTTAGAAGCTAGAAAAGACAATCAAGTAAAA AATTTATCTGGTGGGGAAACAGGTCCACCTCTTTTAAACGGAGAGCGTGTACAAGGCATTGCTCACGAAGTAACTTACGTATGTCCTTACTCAGGGCCAGTCAGAGGAATTCTTAGCATTACGAATTACAAGCTTCATTTTCGGAGTGTAGACCGCGAAACACCTTACGTAGTCGAGGTACCACTAGGGGTTGTTAGTAGAATAGAGAAAGTCGGTGGCGCTTCTAGCAAAGGCGAAAACTCTTATGGCATCGAAGTGTTCTGTAAAGATATGCGAAATCTTAGATTCGCTCACAAGCAAGAGAATCATTCCAGGAGAGATGTTTTTGAGAAACTTCAACAGTATTCATTTCCTCTATCTCATAAATTACCTCTGTTCGCGTTCGAATATTCCGAGACGTTTGCTGAAAATGGATGGAACGTTTACGAGCCTATAGCCGAATTAAAACGAATG GGTGTAAACAACGATATGTGGAAGATATCGAAAATCAACGATACGTATTCAATATGCGATAGTTATCCAGTCGTATGGGCAGTACCTGCGGCAGCAACCGACGAAGATTTGCAAGCATCGGCAGCCTTTCGAAGTAGAGGAAGGCTGCCGGTATTATCGTGGATCCACCCAGAGAGTCAGGCAACGATAACACGTTGCGCTCAACCGTTGGTAGGCGTTGGTGGCAAGCGTAGTCGCGAGGACGAACGATACGTTCAGCTAATAATGGATGCCAATGCGCAAAGTCACAAACTTTTTATTATGGACGCTAGACCAATGCCTAACGCGGTTGCGAACAAAGCTAAAGGTGGTGGTTACGAGAGCGAGGACGCTTATCAAAATGCAGAGCTCGTATTTCTCGATATTCATAATATACATGTAATGAGAGAGAGCCTGAGAAAACTGAAAG AATTATGCTTTCCAACGATCGATGAGACCAGATGGCTATCGGGAATAGAATCTACCGTTTGGTTGAagcatataaaatatgtacttgCGGGAGCGTTACGAATTGTGGATAAAGTCGAAAATCATAAAACTTCGGTACTGGTGCACTGTTCGGACGGTTGGGATAGAACAGCACAG CTCACAGCTCTCGCCATGTTAATGTTAGATCCGTATTACAGAACCATCAAAGGTTTTGAAGTGCTTATAGAAAAGGAATGGCTAAGTTTTGGTCATAAATTTCAGCAG AGGATCGGTCATGGCGTCGAACATCATAGCGACGCGGATAGATCACCGGTATTTTTACAGTTTATGGACTGTGTGTGGCAAATAAGTCGACAGTTTCCCAACGCATTCGAGTTTAACGAACACTTCCTAATCACTATTCTCGATCATTTATACTCTTGTAGATTTGGCACATTTTTATTTAGCAG CGAACGCGAACGAGTTCACGAACAAGTGAAACAAAAAACTGTCTCGTTATGGTCGTATACGAATAGTCAGTTATCCTTGTATCAAAATCCTTTGTACTGGGCTGCTCCTAATTACCAGCTCGTTCTAATGCCAATCGCTAGTATGAGGTATATCAAGCCGTGGAAAAGTCTGTACTGTAGATGGAATCCGAGTATGCGACAGCAG GATCCTGTTTATCAACGAACAAGAGAACTACTAGTCTTAAAGGAACAACTGGAAAAGCAACTCGAGGAAGGTCGTCGCGAACAGGCTAGTCGAGCAAATCGTTCAATGACGTCACCGGCACCACCTAGGATACATTCCCCGGTTCACTCATAG
- the LOC100645314 gene encoding myotubularin-related protein 2 isoform X3, with translation MEKRGSAELLNIEQNNSKNASSDSLNSDSKSSSLNSKMGQESNLSGGETGPPLLNGERVQGIAHEVTYVCPYSGPVRGILSITNYKLHFRSVDRETPYVVEVPLGVVSRIEKVGGASSKGENSYGIEVFCKDMRNLRFAHKQENHSRRDVFEKLQQYSFPLSHKLPLFAFEYSETFAENGWNVYEPIAELKRMGVNNDMWKISKINDTYSICDSYPVVWAVPAAATDEDLQASAAFRSRGRLPVLSWIHPESQATITRCAQPLVGVGGKRSREDERYVQLIMDANAQSHKLFIMDARPMPNAVANKAKGGGYESEDAYQNAELVFLDIHNIHVMRESLRKLKELCFPTIDETRWLSGIESTVWLKHIKYVLAGALRIVDKVENHKTSVLVHCSDGWDRTAQLTALAMLMLDPYYRTIKGFEVLIEKEWLSFGHKFQQVCDDAYVVELGITHVEVKMIYDSNNVFQRIGHGVEHHSDADRSPVFLQFMDCVWQISRQFPNAFEFNEHFLITILDHLYSCRFGTFLFSSERERVHEQVKQKTVSLWSYTNSQLSLYQNPLYWAAPNYQLVLMPIASMRYIKPWKSLYCRWNPSMRQQDPVYQRTRELLVLKEQLEKQLEEGRREQASRANRSMTSPAPPRIHSPVHS, from the exons ATGGAGAAGAGAGGTAGCGCTGAACTTTTGAATATCGAGCAAAACAATTCTAAAAATGCCAGCTCCGATTCCCTCAATTCAGATAGCAAGAGTAGCTCCCTTAATTCTAAGATGGGTCAAGAATCG AATTTATCTGGTGGGGAAACAGGTCCACCTCTTTTAAACGGAGAGCGTGTACAAGGCATTGCTCACGAAGTAACTTACGTATGTCCTTACTCAGGGCCAGTCAGAGGAATTCTTAGCATTACGAATTACAAGCTTCATTTTCGGAGTGTAGACCGCGAAACACCTTACGTAGTCGAGGTACCACTAGGGGTTGTTAGTAGAATAGAGAAAGTCGGTGGCGCTTCTAGCAAAGGCGAAAACTCTTATGGCATCGAAGTGTTCTGTAAAGATATGCGAAATCTTAGATTCGCTCACAAGCAAGAGAATCATTCCAGGAGAGATGTTTTTGAGAAACTTCAACAGTATTCATTTCCTCTATCTCATAAATTACCTCTGTTCGCGTTCGAATATTCCGAGACGTTTGCTGAAAATGGATGGAACGTTTACGAGCCTATAGCCGAATTAAAACGAATG GGTGTAAACAACGATATGTGGAAGATATCGAAAATCAACGATACGTATTCAATATGCGATAGTTATCCAGTCGTATGGGCAGTACCTGCGGCAGCAACCGACGAAGATTTGCAAGCATCGGCAGCCTTTCGAAGTAGAGGAAGGCTGCCGGTATTATCGTGGATCCACCCAGAGAGTCAGGCAACGATAACACGTTGCGCTCAACCGTTGGTAGGCGTTGGTGGCAAGCGTAGTCGCGAGGACGAACGATACGTTCAGCTAATAATGGATGCCAATGCGCAAAGTCACAAACTTTTTATTATGGACGCTAGACCAATGCCTAACGCGGTTGCGAACAAAGCTAAAGGTGGTGGTTACGAGAGCGAGGACGCTTATCAAAATGCAGAGCTCGTATTTCTCGATATTCATAATATACATGTAATGAGAGAGAGCCTGAGAAAACTGAAAG AATTATGCTTTCCAACGATCGATGAGACCAGATGGCTATCGGGAATAGAATCTACCGTTTGGTTGAagcatataaaatatgtacttgCGGGAGCGTTACGAATTGTGGATAAAGTCGAAAATCATAAAACTTCGGTACTGGTGCACTGTTCGGACGGTTGGGATAGAACAGCACAG CTCACAGCTCTCGCCATGTTAATGTTAGATCCGTATTACAGAACCATCAAAGGTTTTGAAGTGCTTATAGAAAAGGAATGGCTAAGTTTTGGTCATAAATTTCAGCAGGTATGCGATGATGCATACGTAGTTGAATTAGGTATTACGCACGTCGAAGTGAAAATGATATACGATTCTAATAATGTATTTCAGAGGATCGGTCATGGCGTCGAACATCATAGCGACGCGGATAGATCACCGGTATTTTTACAGTTTATGGACTGTGTGTGGCAAATAAGTCGACAGTTTCCCAACGCATTCGAGTTTAACGAACACTTCCTAATCACTATTCTCGATCATTTATACTCTTGTAGATTTGGCACATTTTTATTTAGCAG CGAACGCGAACGAGTTCACGAACAAGTGAAACAAAAAACTGTCTCGTTATGGTCGTATACGAATAGTCAGTTATCCTTGTATCAAAATCCTTTGTACTGGGCTGCTCCTAATTACCAGCTCGTTCTAATGCCAATCGCTAGTATGAGGTATATCAAGCCGTGGAAAAGTCTGTACTGTAGATGGAATCCGAGTATGCGACAGCAG GATCCTGTTTATCAACGAACAAGAGAACTACTAGTCTTAAAGGAACAACTGGAAAAGCAACTCGAGGAAGGTCGTCGCGAACAGGCTAGTCGAGCAAATCGTTCAATGACGTCACCGGCACCACCTAGGATACATTCCCCGGTTCACTCATAG
- the LOC100645314 gene encoding myotubularin-related protein 2 isoform X4 — MNENLSGGETGPPLLNGERVQGIAHEVTYVCPYSGPVRGILSITNYKLHFRSVDRETPYVVEVPLGVVSRIEKVGGASSKGENSYGIEVFCKDMRNLRFAHKQENHSRRDVFEKLQQYSFPLSHKLPLFAFEYSETFAENGWNVYEPIAELKRMGVNNDMWKISKINDTYSICDSYPVVWAVPAAATDEDLQASAAFRSRGRLPVLSWIHPESQATITRCAQPLVGVGGKRSREDERYVQLIMDANAQSHKLFIMDARPMPNAVANKAKGGGYESEDAYQNAELVFLDIHNIHVMRESLRKLKELCFPTIDETRWLSGIESTVWLKHIKYVLAGALRIVDKVENHKTSVLVHCSDGWDRTAQLTALAMLMLDPYYRTIKGFEVLIEKEWLSFGHKFQQVCDDAYVVELGITHVEVKMIYDSNNVFQRIGHGVEHHSDADRSPVFLQFMDCVWQISRQFPNAFEFNEHFLITILDHLYSCRFGTFLFSSERERVHEQVKQKTVSLWSYTNSQLSLYQNPLYWAAPNYQLVLMPIASMRYIKPWKSLYCRWNPSMRQQDPVYQRTRELLVLKEQLEKQLEEGRREQASRANRSMTSPAPPRIHSPVHS; from the exons ATGAACGAG AATTTATCTGGTGGGGAAACAGGTCCACCTCTTTTAAACGGAGAGCGTGTACAAGGCATTGCTCACGAAGTAACTTACGTATGTCCTTACTCAGGGCCAGTCAGAGGAATTCTTAGCATTACGAATTACAAGCTTCATTTTCGGAGTGTAGACCGCGAAACACCTTACGTAGTCGAGGTACCACTAGGGGTTGTTAGTAGAATAGAGAAAGTCGGTGGCGCTTCTAGCAAAGGCGAAAACTCTTATGGCATCGAAGTGTTCTGTAAAGATATGCGAAATCTTAGATTCGCTCACAAGCAAGAGAATCATTCCAGGAGAGATGTTTTTGAGAAACTTCAACAGTATTCATTTCCTCTATCTCATAAATTACCTCTGTTCGCGTTCGAATATTCCGAGACGTTTGCTGAAAATGGATGGAACGTTTACGAGCCTATAGCCGAATTAAAACGAATG GGTGTAAACAACGATATGTGGAAGATATCGAAAATCAACGATACGTATTCAATATGCGATAGTTATCCAGTCGTATGGGCAGTACCTGCGGCAGCAACCGACGAAGATTTGCAAGCATCGGCAGCCTTTCGAAGTAGAGGAAGGCTGCCGGTATTATCGTGGATCCACCCAGAGAGTCAGGCAACGATAACACGTTGCGCTCAACCGTTGGTAGGCGTTGGTGGCAAGCGTAGTCGCGAGGACGAACGATACGTTCAGCTAATAATGGATGCCAATGCGCAAAGTCACAAACTTTTTATTATGGACGCTAGACCAATGCCTAACGCGGTTGCGAACAAAGCTAAAGGTGGTGGTTACGAGAGCGAGGACGCTTATCAAAATGCAGAGCTCGTATTTCTCGATATTCATAATATACATGTAATGAGAGAGAGCCTGAGAAAACTGAAAG AATTATGCTTTCCAACGATCGATGAGACCAGATGGCTATCGGGAATAGAATCTACCGTTTGGTTGAagcatataaaatatgtacttgCGGGAGCGTTACGAATTGTGGATAAAGTCGAAAATCATAAAACTTCGGTACTGGTGCACTGTTCGGACGGTTGGGATAGAACAGCACAG CTCACAGCTCTCGCCATGTTAATGTTAGATCCGTATTACAGAACCATCAAAGGTTTTGAAGTGCTTATAGAAAAGGAATGGCTAAGTTTTGGTCATAAATTTCAGCAGGTATGCGATGATGCATACGTAGTTGAATTAGGTATTACGCACGTCGAAGTGAAAATGATATACGATTCTAATAATGTATTTCAGAGGATCGGTCATGGCGTCGAACATCATAGCGACGCGGATAGATCACCGGTATTTTTACAGTTTATGGACTGTGTGTGGCAAATAAGTCGACAGTTTCCCAACGCATTCGAGTTTAACGAACACTTCCTAATCACTATTCTCGATCATTTATACTCTTGTAGATTTGGCACATTTTTATTTAGCAG CGAACGCGAACGAGTTCACGAACAAGTGAAACAAAAAACTGTCTCGTTATGGTCGTATACGAATAGTCAGTTATCCTTGTATCAAAATCCTTTGTACTGGGCTGCTCCTAATTACCAGCTCGTTCTAATGCCAATCGCTAGTATGAGGTATATCAAGCCGTGGAAAAGTCTGTACTGTAGATGGAATCCGAGTATGCGACAGCAG GATCCTGTTTATCAACGAACAAGAGAACTACTAGTCTTAAAGGAACAACTGGAAAAGCAACTCGAGGAAGGTCGTCGCGAACAGGCTAGTCGAGCAAATCGTTCAATGACGTCACCGGCACCACCTAGGATACATTCCCCGGTTCACTCATAG